GACGGGTGAGAACTTGGCACAAAGCGATCCAGTCGTCAGGGGCGAGTTTGAAACCAACAAGCGGCTCATTGATGCCGGGAAGCGGCCTCACCGAGCCAACTCCGCGAGGCCGTATCATGCCGTAATATGAGCCGCAAAAACGCCAGTTCCGCATCAGATCGCCGCGATTGGTCCAGTCTTCCGCAAGCGAGAGGCCAAAGATCGCGGGCGTAAATACTGATCCACCGATCCGCTGTTCCGGCATGAATTCGGTAATCGCCGTCAGAGGGAGCCGCGACTGATGCGCATCGACCGGCTCATCAAACAGCGCCGTTGCCCTGATTGTCGGGTGAACGCGCAGCGTATTGCCAATGCATTTGCGCGGGCCGGATCGGCGCAAAAGCGCCGGGGTGTGAATTGCACCTGCGCACACAAACACCATGCCGGCTTTTACGCGCACTGCCATGGCATGTCCGCCTGGATCGCGTGAACGGGCAAGGACTTCTGTGGCACGGCCCTTTTCAATTCGTATGTTGTCCACCCGCGTTTGCGTCAGCAGACGCATACCGCGGTCCACTGCCTTTGGCAGAAGGGTAATCGCCATGGACTGCTTGGCGCCGTTCGGACAAACATAAGAACAGCGGTTGGCGCCCTTGCAGCCACGTTGCCCCCGTTTCAGTTCCGACACTTTCCAGCCGAGCGCTTCGCCCCCCTTCCGCAGAATGTCGGTGGCACGTCCGAGCGGACCGGGGGTCAAGCTTGCATTTACCGCCGTCTCCGCGCGCTCGTAATATTGCGCCAATTCATCCGGCGTAAAATTCTCGATCTTATAGAGCTCGCGCCATTGATCAATGAGATTGCTATCGGCTCGCTGGGTAATAGCGCTGTTGATTTCTGTTCCTCCCCCGACGCAGCGGCCTTCGGCATAGTTAATGGGGGGGCGCCCAATCGCGGCGGTTAGTCCTCCGCTGCGCCAGGCTGCTAAAAATGCCTCGCTTGCGATAGGAGAAGCTGATGATGACGGAATATGCTTACCTTCTTCAAGCATGATTACAGAAATGCCAGCAGCTGTCAGCACATCTGCTACGCTGGCACCACCCGCGCCAGAGCCGATAATCACCGCATCTGCTTCCAGTTGCAGTGCGTTGCCCGGTTGAAAACGGCCTTTCATGTCAAGGCCTTAATTCCCTGCAGGCCGTACGTATAACAGTCTTGCCGCCACGGGCATCTGCTCATAAAATGCGAGCAGCGTCATCGATCGATAAAGGCGCACGACGGATGTGATGGGACCGGGCGATCTCTGCAGAAGATTATAAAACCTGTCTGCGCGAAGCGCGCTTGCCAACGGACCGCCCGCGCCGGCTGAAATCAAGAAGACGCAAAGGCTCAGGAAGATCGAAACGCTTCGAACCGCCAAGCGAATATGAAAGGGCGCACCTGCAATGGCTCGGGTGACGCTCGGTACGACTTCAGTTACTACGGCTGATTTTTCTTCTCCGTCGAGTAGTGGCCACGC
This DNA window, taken from Mesorhizobium loti, encodes the following:
- a CDS encoding oxidoreductase, coding for MKGRFQPGNALQLEADAVIIGSGAGGASVADVLTAAGISVIMLEEGKHIPSSSASPIASEAFLAAWRSGGLTAAIGRPPINYAEGRCVGGGTEINSAITQRADSNLIDQWRELYKIENFTPDELAQYYERAETAVNASLTPGPLGRATDILRKGGEALGWKVSELKRGQRGCKGANRCSYVCPNGAKQSMAITLLPKAVDRGMRLLTQTRVDNIRIEKGRATEVLARSRDPGGHAMAVRVKAGMVFVCAGAIHTPALLRRSGPRKCIGNTLRVHPTIRATALFDEPVDAHQSRLPLTAITEFMPEQRIGGSVFTPAIFGLSLAEDWTNRGDLMRNWRFCGSYYGMIRPRGVGSVRPLPGINEPLVGFKLAPDDWIALCQVLTRLGQVMFEAGARKVFPGISGHEGWTSPNQVHEYWNKPLPKQATNLMSIHLFSSCPPGEHRDACAVDSYGRVRGVENLFVADGSLIPEAPGVNPQMTIMALAFRAAEAALCHSAQERARSAARDRN